In a single window of the Paenibacillus sp. MMS20-IR301 genome:
- a CDS encoding polysaccharide deacetylase family protein translates to MNIKLDLFPGGVTKALTLSWDDGRIYDRQLVEILNHNGLKGSFHLNSGLFGQEGYITASEVASLYAGHEISAHTSTHPFLTMTPREGIAEEILQDRRQLEALAGYPVRGMSYPFGNYNDQVLGMLPAFGIEYSRTVQSHGTFSLPENLLAWHPTCHHSGMLAKGEEFLKEKPRFSHMQLLYVWGHSYEFNDNDNWEELEQFARLMGGHEEIWYATNIEIADYLSAVKGLRFSASRDIVYNPSATAVWISAAGQACRIAAGGTVRLG, encoded by the coding sequence ATGAATATTAAGCTCGATCTGTTCCCGGGCGGAGTTACTAAAGCGCTCACATTAAGCTGGGATGACGGCAGAATCTATGACAGGCAGCTTGTGGAGATTCTCAACCACAACGGGCTGAAAGGTTCTTTCCATCTAAATTCAGGCTTATTCGGGCAGGAAGGCTATATCACTGCAAGCGAGGTAGCTTCGCTCTATGCGGGACATGAGATTTCAGCGCATACCAGCACTCACCCGTTCCTCACCATGACGCCCCGTGAGGGCATTGCGGAGGAGATTCTGCAGGACCGCAGGCAGCTTGAGGCATTGGCCGGTTATCCGGTGAGGGGCATGTCCTATCCGTTCGGCAACTACAATGATCAGGTGCTGGGCATGCTGCCGGCATTCGGCATAGAATATTCCCGGACGGTACAATCCCATGGCACCTTCAGTCTGCCCGAGAATCTGCTGGCCTGGCATCCGACCTGCCATCATAGCGGGATGCTGGCTAAGGGTGAAGAATTCCTTAAAGAGAAGCCCCGCTTTTCCCATATGCAGCTGCTGTATGTCTGGGGCCACAGCTATGAGTTCAATGATAATGACAACTGGGAGGAGCTTGAGCAGTTTGCCCGCCTGATGGGCGGCCATGAAGAGATCTGGTATGCCACCAACATTGAGATTGCCGACTACCTGTCCGCCGTCAAAGGCTTGCGCTTCTCAGCATCACGGGATATCGTCTATAATCCGTCTGCTACAGCAGTCTGGATCTCTGCAGCCGGACAAGCCTGCCGGATCGCTGCCGGCGGGACTGTGCGGCTCGGTTAG
- a CDS encoding heavy metal translocating P-type ATPase, producing the protein MPESVVRRGGAQQPRTPQPRRFDPKAMLSNAEMQAALGSGLLMLVAWAASGWSEILSVVLYILSYTVGGWIKAKEGVETLVKERDLDVNLLMIAAALGAASIGYWNEGAMLIFIFALSGALESYTMERSKKDISSLLALKPATAVRIEQGAMSEVAIDQLVAGDLLLVRPGELIPADGKVCRGESAVNQASITGESLPVEKSAGSEVFAGTVNGEGPLYIEVTKSAENTLFAKIIRMVEEAENEVPDSQRFIKRLESIYARVVVAATAALIALPPLLLDWSWSDTFYKAMVFLVVASPCALVSSIMPAMLSAISKSARKGILFKGGVHLENMARTSVVAFDKTGTLTEGVPQVTDFIPADGYTREELLAVSASIEKLSGHPLAEAVVALAEAEQVELRHIEEGRSVTGWGIEGVLDGRLWRIGKSNLLDEADSTEQEAGQRHWRALRSKLEQEGKTVSLILAGDTIAGMIALQDTVRPQAETAVRKLQELGIKVAMLTGDREATAQVIAGTTGVDLVFAGLLPEDKVSHIKALREQYGHVIMVGDGVNDAPALATATVGMGMGMKGSGAALEIADVVLMNDNIEEIASTIALARRTQRIVKQNMIFAVTVIGVLMISNFVQGIALPFGVVGHEGSTILVILNGLRLLR; encoded by the coding sequence ATGCCCGAATCCGTCGTACGCCGAGGGGGAGCGCAGCAGCCGCGGACACCGCAGCCGCGCCGGTTCGATCCCAAGGCCATGCTCAGCAACGCCGAGATGCAGGCTGCACTCGGCAGCGGGCTGCTGATGCTGGTTGCCTGGGCAGCCAGCGGCTGGTCAGAGATTCTGTCTGTTGTTCTCTATATTCTCTCTTATACCGTAGGCGGCTGGATCAAAGCGAAGGAAGGCGTGGAGACGCTCGTCAAGGAGCGTGATCTTGATGTGAATCTGCTGATGATTGCTGCGGCGCTCGGGGCTGCTTCCATCGGATACTGGAATGAGGGGGCAATGCTGATCTTCATCTTTGCCCTGAGCGGAGCGCTGGAGAGCTACACCATGGAGCGGAGCAAGAAGGATATTTCCTCACTGCTGGCGCTGAAGCCTGCGACTGCTGTGCGGATCGAGCAGGGGGCCATGAGCGAGGTGGCAATCGACCAGTTGGTGGCTGGAGACCTGCTGCTGGTCCGTCCCGGTGAACTGATTCCAGCAGACGGCAAGGTATGCCGGGGTGAATCAGCTGTGAATCAGGCGTCAATCACCGGTGAATCCCTCCCTGTGGAGAAGAGTGCCGGAAGTGAAGTATTCGCCGGTACCGTTAATGGTGAAGGGCCGCTCTACATTGAAGTGACCAAGTCTGCAGAGAACACCTTATTCGCCAAAATCATCCGGATGGTCGAGGAAGCAGAGAATGAAGTGCCGGATTCACAGCGTTTCATCAAACGGCTGGAGTCCATCTATGCCCGTGTGGTTGTAGCAGCAACAGCGGCTTTGATTGCACTGCCCCCGCTGCTGCTGGACTGGAGCTGGAGTGATACCTTTTATAAAGCGATGGTATTTCTGGTGGTAGCTTCGCCGTGCGCCCTGGTATCCTCCATTATGCCGGCCATGCTGTCAGCCATCTCGAAGAGTGCCCGCAAAGGCATCCTCTTCAAAGGCGGTGTCCATCTGGAGAACATGGCACGGACCTCTGTGGTCGCTTTTGACAAAACAGGCACACTTACCGAAGGGGTACCGCAGGTAACAGATTTCATCCCGGCAGACGGGTATACCCGTGAAGAGCTGCTGGCCGTCAGCGCTTCGATTGAGAAGCTGTCCGGTCATCCGCTGGCGGAAGCCGTTGTCGCGCTGGCAGAGGCGGAGCAGGTAGAACTGCGTCACATTGAAGAGGGCAGATCTGTCACCGGCTGGGGGATAGAAGGAGTGCTGGACGGCCGGCTTTGGCGGATCGGCAAGTCCAATCTGCTGGATGAAGCGGACAGTACTGAACAAGAGGCCGGTCAGCGGCATTGGCGGGCACTGCGCAGCAAGCTTGAGCAGGAAGGCAAGACGGTATCGCTGATTCTCGCCGGAGATACTATCGCCGGAATGATTGCGCTGCAGGATACCGTGCGTCCCCAGGCGGAGACAGCGGTACGCAAGCTGCAGGAGCTGGGGATTAAGGTAGCCATGCTGACTGGTGACCGGGAAGCCACAGCACAGGTGATTGCCGGGACAACAGGCGTAGATCTGGTATTCGCCGGTCTTTTGCCTGAGGATAAGGTATCGCATATCAAAGCGCTGCGTGAACAATACGGCCATGTCATTATGGTTGGTGATGGTGTCAATGATGCGCCTGCACTGGCTACTGCCACGGTGGGTATGGGAATGGGCATGAAGGGAAGCGGGGCGGCACTGGAAATCGCAGATGTGGTGCTGATGAACGATAATATTGAGGAGATAGCTTCTACCATAGCGCTGGCCCGCCGTACGCAGCGGATCGTGAAGCAGAATATGATATTTGCCGTGACGGTAATCGGGGTGCTGATGATCAGCAACTTTGTCCAGGGAATTGCTCTTCCCTTCGGGGTGGTTGGCCATGAGGGCAGCACAATTCTGGTCATTCTCAACGGGCTGCGCCTGTTGCGCTGA
- the trxB gene encoding thioredoxin-disulfide reductase — protein MYKSIIVGTGPAGLTAAIYLARANLNPLVIEGPQPGGQLTTTTEIENFPGFPEGILGPDLMDNMRKQAERFGAKFITGWVNSVELGERPFKLNVEGMGTLVTDTLIISTGATAKYLGIPGEQDNIGRGVSTCATCDGFFFRGKEIVVVGGGDSALEEAGFLTRFASKVTLVHRRDELRASKIMQDRVRDNAKVTWGLNRTPLEVTAGDKGVNGLKVLNNATGEEEFIEASGVFVAVGHHPNTSFLGGQITTDASGYIVTNPGTSETNIPGVFACGDVQDTRYRQAITAAGSGCMAAMDAEKYIESLEHSAVIL, from the coding sequence ATGTACAAATCAATTATTGTAGGTACCGGGCCGGCCGGATTGACGGCTGCTATATATTTGGCCCGTGCGAACCTGAACCCGCTGGTCATTGAAGGTCCGCAGCCAGGCGGACAGCTTACGACTACAACTGAGATCGAGAACTTCCCGGGCTTCCCGGAAGGAATTCTGGGTCCGGATCTGATGGATAATATGCGCAAGCAGGCTGAGCGTTTCGGTGCCAAGTTCATTACCGGCTGGGTGAACAGCGTAGAGCTGGGTGAACGCCCGTTCAAGCTGAATGTGGAAGGCATGGGCACACTGGTTACAGATACACTGATTATTTCCACCGGTGCTACAGCGAAATACCTCGGGATTCCCGGTGAGCAGGATAATATCGGACGCGGGGTCAGCACATGTGCTACCTGTGACGGATTCTTTTTCCGCGGCAAAGAAATCGTGGTTGTCGGCGGCGGCGATTCGGCGCTTGAGGAAGCCGGCTTCCTGACACGGTTTGCTTCGAAGGTAACTCTGGTGCACCGCCGCGACGAGCTGCGTGCCTCCAAAATCATGCAGGACCGTGTACGCGACAACGCCAAAGTAACCTGGGGACTTAACCGTACACCACTGGAAGTGACAGCCGGCGACAAAGGCGTGAACGGCCTCAAGGTGCTCAACAATGCTACCGGTGAGGAAGAATTCATTGAAGCCAGCGGTGTCTTCGTGGCAGTTGGCCATCATCCGAATACATCCTTCCTGGGCGGCCAGATCACTACGGATGCCAGCGGTTATATCGTGACGAACCCGGGCACCTCCGAGACGAATATTCCCGGCGTGTTTGCCTGCGGCGACGTACAGGATACCCGTTACAGACAAGCGATTACGGCTGCAGGCAGCGGCTGTATGGCGGCTATGGATGCTGAGAAATATATCGAGAGCCTGGAGCACAGCGCGGTAATTCTGTAA
- a CDS encoding glutaredoxin family protein, with protein MENVIVYTSTNCPHCRQVKSFLSDKGVAYEERNIEQNDDYAQQVWDMGMRAVPITVIGDTKIVGMNKTKFDKALAAL; from the coding sequence ATGGAGAATGTAATTGTGTATACTTCAACCAATTGCCCGCATTGCCGTCAGGTGAAGAGCTTCCTGAGCGATAAAGGGGTAGCCTACGAGGAACGCAATATCGAGCAGAATGATGATTATGCCCAGCAGGTATGGGATATGGGGATGAGAGCTGTTCCGATTACCGTTATCGGCGACACCAAGATTGTCGGCATGAACAAGACCAAGTTCGACAAGGCGCTGGCTGCACTTTAA
- a CDS encoding GNAT family N-acetyltransferase, producing MLISLRNYWDSDAITGLLAECMWTGNHRAEEELKRYRAADGCELFGCFVGGELAGILGVHCPVRPEVEIRHLAVKKEWRGRGLGRAMIAEVAAKDSIGLIRAETDQEAVGFYRSTGFEISSLGEKYPGVERFECVRYTGDEGRA from the coding sequence GTGTTAATCAGCCTGAGAAATTACTGGGACAGTGACGCCATAACAGGCTTGCTTGCCGAGTGCATGTGGACAGGTAATCATAGAGCGGAAGAAGAGCTGAAAAGATACCGGGCTGCGGACGGCTGTGAGCTGTTTGGCTGTTTTGTGGGCGGTGAGCTGGCTGGCATTCTGGGCGTCCATTGCCCTGTGCGGCCTGAAGTGGAGATCCGGCACCTGGCTGTTAAGAAGGAGTGGCGCGGCCGCGGCTTGGGCAGAGCCATGATAGCTGAGGTTGCCGCCAAAGACAGCATAGGGCTGATCAGGGCGGAAACGGATCAGGAGGCGGTAGGCTTTTACAGGAGTACAGGATTTGAGATCAGCAGCCTGGGAGAGAAGTATCCGGGTGTAGAACGGTTTGAATGTGTTCGCTATACCGGAGACGAAGGCCGGGCATAG